The following coding sequences are from one Virgibacillus necropolis window:
- a CDS encoding replicative helicase loader/inhibitor, protein MNKQEAITILETIREIYPKYEVSKQKALILIPQLIRMDYTLVMKKLSAYAGARPYAPTLAEIAAYPVESNDHLEKMKIWRAEASRVPDEIKQGFHQQMIKLLKDKTNDNNSEL, encoded by the coding sequence GTGAATAAGCAGGAAGCAATTACTATATTAGAGACAATTCGAGAGATTTATCCGAAGTACGAGGTATCAAAGCAAAAAGCGCTAATCTTGATTCCGCAACTGATACGAATGGATTATACGCTAGTAATGAAAAAGCTATCGGCTTACGCAGGCGCTCGTCCTTATGCTCCAACCCTTGCTGAAATTGCTGCTTACCCAGTTGAAAGCAATGACCATCTGGAAAAAATGAAAATATGGCGTGCAGAAGCTTCCAGAGTTCCAGACGAGATAAAGCAAGGTTTCCACCAGCAAATGATTAAACTGTTAAAGGACAAAACAAATGATAACAATAGCGAACTTTGA
- a CDS encoding DnaD domain-containing protein, giving the protein MNYIKELNAFRQWLLINKLPTNAILLWHTLMMVNNLAGWKRNFNAPNVLVGQFSGLSIQRINEARKQLMEHELIICENGKRGKAPVYEMISFMDKRDHYQDQLPDQSQDQYQDQFRNILKHKQNEIKERKKEETGKEHLVMIYEENIGKLNPLLAFEFTQWVERVGEAIMLEAIKLTTKHNGRTFSYLEKILQEWTRANLETLEAVEAYERKKESHRTNTVPFRKQPAATGRSMFDELRLEVGR; this is encoded by the coding sequence ATGAATTATATTAAAGAACTGAACGCGTTCAGACAGTGGCTACTTATTAATAAACTTCCTACAAATGCAATTCTTTTATGGCATACGTTAATGATGGTTAATAATCTTGCAGGGTGGAAACGAAATTTTAATGCGCCGAATGTCCTTGTGGGACAATTTTCTGGCTTATCAATACAACGAATAAACGAAGCAAGAAAACAGCTCATGGAGCATGAGTTGATAATTTGTGAAAACGGTAAAAGAGGGAAGGCGCCAGTCTATGAAATGATTTCCTTTATGGATAAACGGGACCATTACCAGGACCAATTGCCGGATCAATCCCAGGATCAATATCAGGACCAATTCCGGAACATACTTAAACATAAACAAAACGAAATTAAAGAAAGAAAAAAAGAAGAGACAGGGAAGGAACATCTTGTAATGATTTACGAAGAAAACATCGGAAAGCTGAATCCACTTCTTGCCTTTGAGTTTACTCAGTGGGTTGAAAGGGTTGGGGAAGCGATCATGCTAGAAGCAATTAAGCTTACAACCAAACATAACGGTCGTACATTCAGCTACCTAGAGAAGATTTTACAAGAATGGACGCGAGCTAATCTAGAAACGTTGGAAGCTGTAGAGGCATATGAGAGAAAGAAAGAATCGCATAGAACGAATACGGTTCCATTCAGAAAACAACCTGCCGCTACAGGGCGATCGATGTTCGATGAATTACGCTTGGAGGTAGGCAGGTGA
- a CDS encoding helix-turn-helix domain-containing protein, which translates to MERQTLTVKEVANYLGVHTDTIYAMVHGKQIPHLKIGIRILFTKESIDLWIQDQEYTNLRS; encoded by the coding sequence TTGGAACGGCAAACATTAACAGTAAAAGAGGTCGCAAATTATCTTGGGGTTCATACGGATACCATTTATGCGATGGTTCATGGAAAACAGATTCCACATTTAAAGATTGGAATTCGGATTTTGTTTACGAAGGAATCGATTGATTTATGGATTCAAGATCAAGAGTACACAAACCTACGTAGTTAA
- a CDS encoding class II aldolase/adducin family protein, producing the protein MDETLEKKLDGAIWVARSLFERGKATGSVANLSFLHENKVYITASGTCFGTLQPNEFAIVDMDGNQYDKLRPSKELSLHLSVFKAKPDVGAVIHVHSTYSVLWSFVPDLNESDCIPEHTPYLKMQLGTVGLVPYEHPGSQALFDAFDKHVENSDGWLLSHHGPVVPGKDLKNAFFVLEEMEESARIAWELRNRL; encoded by the coding sequence ATGGATGAAACATTAGAAAAAAAACTTGATGGTGCTATATGGGTTGCCCGTAGTCTTTTTGAACGGGGGAAAGCTACTGGAAGTGTGGCCAATTTAAGTTTTCTTCATGAGAATAAAGTGTATATTACCGCTAGTGGTACGTGTTTTGGGACGTTACAACCAAACGAGTTTGCAATAGTGGATATGGATGGCAATCAGTATGATAAATTACGGCCTAGTAAGGAATTATCACTACATTTATCTGTTTTTAAAGCAAAACCAGATGTAGGGGCGGTAATTCATGTACATAGTACGTACAGTGTTTTATGGAGTTTTGTACCTGATTTAAATGAATCAGATTGTATTCCGGAGCATACCCCTTATTTGAAAATGCAATTAGGAACCGTTGGATTAGTTCCATATGAACATCCGGGAAGCCAGGCGCTTTTTGATGCGTTTGATAAACATGTGGAAAACAGTGATGGATGGTTATTAAGTCACCATGGTCCAGTTGTACCAGGAAAAGATCTGAAGAACGCATTTTTTGTATTAGAAGAAATGGAAGAAAGTGCACGAATTGCTTGGGAGTTACGCAATCGATTATAA
- the otnK gene encoding 3-oxo-tetronate kinase, whose amino-acid sequence MRFGCIADDFTGGSDIASFFVKGGLRTVLYNGVPQGDVMPDADACVIALKTRTQNTKEAVKSSLVAINWLKEQGAQQYYVKYCSTFDSTPEGNIGPICDAVMEEINVPYTILCPALPVNGRTVKDGCLYVHGVPLHKSPMKDHPLTPMWDYDLVRLMNAQSKFPSVKIPTSLPELEAEEFIEKFMNKIDTSRFYLVPDYEKEEDAEKLVQLFGDLKLITGGSGLAEPLAKVGNRNVETNTFEQSKSPALVLSGSCSEATRNQIAEYEKSGGISYFMDPVKLLSGEESVENIWNVIAKNKDTSVLVYSSDTPENVKLIQEQGKAEVAERLEKATADIAERAVNAGYHRIIVAGGETSGAVTKRLGFTGYHIGESIAPGVPIMIPIQETRIRLVLKSGNFGESDFFLRALSLT is encoded by the coding sequence GTGCGATTTGGTTGTATTGCAGATGATTTTACTGGAGGCAGTGACATAGCCTCTTTTTTTGTTAAAGGAGGACTACGTACCGTTTTATATAATGGGGTTCCACAAGGTGATGTGATGCCAGATGCAGATGCCTGTGTTATTGCTTTAAAAACTCGTACGCAAAATACAAAAGAAGCGGTCAAAAGTTCCCTTGTAGCAATTAACTGGTTAAAAGAGCAAGGCGCACAACAATATTATGTAAAATATTGTTCTACGTTTGATTCTACACCCGAAGGTAATATCGGGCCAATTTGTGATGCGGTCATGGAAGAAATCAATGTTCCTTATACAATTCTTTGTCCAGCACTTCCGGTTAATGGACGTACGGTTAAAGATGGTTGTTTATATGTACATGGGGTTCCATTACATAAAAGCCCCATGAAAGATCATCCACTAACACCAATGTGGGATTATGACTTAGTTCGTTTGATGAATGCACAGAGCAAGTTCCCTAGTGTAAAAATACCTACCTCTCTTCCAGAATTAGAAGCAGAAGAGTTTATCGAAAAATTTATGAATAAAATAGATACTTCCCGATTTTACCTTGTACCTGACTATGAGAAGGAAGAAGACGCAGAAAAGCTGGTACAGTTATTTGGGGACTTGAAATTGATTACAGGGGGCAGCGGTTTAGCTGAGCCATTGGCCAAGGTCGGTAATAGGAATGTAGAAACTAATACATTTGAACAATCCAAATCACCAGCGTTAGTTTTATCAGGAAGTTGCAGTGAAGCAACTAGAAACCAGATTGCCGAATATGAAAAGTCTGGCGGTATAAGTTATTTTATGGATCCAGTGAAACTATTATCAGGGGAAGAATCTGTGGAGAATATTTGGAATGTGATCGCTAAAAACAAAGACACTTCTGTACTGGTTTATAGCAGTGATACACCTGAAAATGTTAAACTAATTCAAGAACAAGGAAAGGCAGAAGTTGCTGAAAGGCTAGAAAAAGCGACCGCAGATATAGCGGAACGTGCTGTTAATGCCGGGTATCATAGAATAATCGTTGCTGGGGGGGAAACGAGCGGTGCAGTAACAAAAAGACTTGGATTTACTGGTTATCATATTGGAGAAAGTATAGCCCCAGGAGTTCCAATTATGATTCCAATACAGGAGACCCGTATTCGACTAGTACTCAAGAGTGGAAACTTTGGAGAATCTGACTTTTTTCTTCGGGCATTATCTTTAACTTAA
- a CDS encoding NAD(P)-dependent oxidoreductase, giving the protein MKLSFIGLGVMGLGMGLNLAKGEQEGEYEFLACDAHPGPLNQFKEKGFNTTTNIEDTTDSDYIFLCLPNLEIVREVVLGENGLLKHLKSGQVIVDFSTISYIGVTEIADECQSKGIDFLDCPISGQEKKSLDGTLSIMCGGKEKIFNTVKPKLDRMGSQILYMGGNGAGQLTKMINNCALNICVASFSELMPVGVKLGLDPEKLGDVLMTATGSSFASKTLVPKVLEGNFEHGFSLERAYKDMESMYEVLVKEEIPLPTLNGTMQSYQLALRGGQRDFYKHAMIRFYEDMLDVKVRKEGFK; this is encoded by the coding sequence GTGAAATTAAGTTTTATTGGTTTAGGCGTAATGGGATTGGGAATGGGATTAAACCTTGCAAAAGGTGAGCAAGAAGGTGAGTACGAGTTTCTTGCATGTGATGCACACCCTGGACCATTGAACCAGTTTAAAGAAAAGGGGTTTAACACAACTACAAACATTGAAGATACAACTGATAGTGATTATATATTTCTTTGCCTACCAAATTTGGAGATTGTAAGAGAGGTTGTATTAGGAGAAAACGGGCTTCTCAAACATTTGAAATCAGGACAAGTTATTGTTGACTTTAGCACAATTAGTTATATAGGGGTCACAGAAATTGCAGACGAATGTCAATCGAAAGGAATAGATTTTCTGGATTGTCCGATTTCAGGTCAAGAAAAAAAGAGTTTAGATGGAACACTTAGTATCATGTGTGGTGGTAAAGAAAAAATATTTAATACTGTAAAGCCTAAGCTAGATAGAATGGGATCGCAGATTCTTTACATGGGCGGTAATGGTGCTGGACAGCTTACGAAAATGATTAATAACTGTGCACTGAACATCTGTGTTGCAAGCTTTTCTGAACTTATGCCTGTTGGTGTTAAGCTTGGCTTGGATCCCGAAAAACTTGGAGACGTATTAATGACTGCAACTGGTTCCAGTTTTGCTTCAAAAACGTTAGTTCCTAAAGTATTGGAAGGAAACTTTGAGCATGGATTTTCGTTGGAGAGAGCATATAAAGATATGGAGAGTATGTATGAAGTGTTAGTGAAAGAAGAGATTCCACTACCAACGTTGAATGGGACAATGCAATCCTATCAACTTGCATTACGAGGCGGACAGCGTGATTTCTATAAACATGCAATGATTCGCTTCTATGAAGATATGCTGGATGTAAAGGTCCGTAAAGAAGGCTTTAAATAA
- a CDS encoding aspartate/glutamate racemase family protein, which translates to MKIGIIHATCNAVPPLNAVFKKLAPDVTVLNFVDENIQYYANQISGIDDKTHRDFFNITNTAQESGVNVIIVACTVLTPIVESIKPFVKVPILAVDYPMLEKAIKNYYKIGIVATNAPTAPATKNQLEKLAKELGKKIEIDTQVDTQAMTELKAGNETEHNRLNRLAAEKLKKRGCDVIILAQITQASAEKEVASLGLPVLTSPNEAVKTVLNIIQEQKSKEVKILQYTSND; encoded by the coding sequence ATGAAAATTGGTATTATTCATGCGACCTGTAACGCTGTACCACCTTTAAACGCAGTATTCAAAAAGTTAGCACCAGACGTAACTGTTCTAAATTTTGTTGATGAAAATATTCAGTATTATGCAAATCAAATTAGTGGTATCGATGATAAAACACATCGAGATTTTTTCAATATTACTAATACAGCGCAAGAATCAGGGGTAAATGTGATTATCGTTGCATGTACTGTGCTGACACCTATTGTAGAGTCTATAAAGCCATTTGTAAAAGTACCAATTTTAGCAGTTGACTACCCTATGTTAGAAAAAGCCATTAAAAACTATTACAAAATAGGTATCGTTGCCACGAATGCACCAACAGCGCCAGCAACGAAAAATCAACTCGAAAAACTTGCAAAAGAATTAGGTAAAAAAATAGAGATTGATACACAAGTCGATACACAGGCAATGACTGAATTAAAAGCTGGAAATGAAACAGAACATAATCGTCTGAACCGTCTTGCAGCTGAAAAATTGAAAAAAAGAGGTTGCGATGTAATCATACTTGCCCAAATTACGCAAGCATCCGCTGAGAAGGAAGTAGCATCATTAGGTCTTCCGGTATTAACAAGCCCGAACGAAGCGGTTAAAACGGTATTGAATATAATACAAGAGCAAAAAAGTAAAGAAGTTAAAATCTTACAATACACAAGCAATGACTGA
- a CDS encoding energy-coupling factor ABC transporter ATP-binding protein produces MSFLTLNDVTYSYPNGFTAVENVSMSFEKGELVAIIGQNGAGKTTTVKMMNGLLKPTQGDVIIDGLNTKDYTTAQISRKVGYVFQNPDDQIFHDNVKSEISFGPKNLGFSEKEIDENVMKAAELTGIVPFLDIHPYHLPYSLKKFVTIASVIAMGTETIILDEPTAGQDSIAIKKLGFIMDSLVREGKTIITITHDMEFVVQNFERVIVMANKRVISDSNKQEVFWDLDILKEAMLKQPHISRLSNKLNFKDRILDIDQMIDVLKKNQVTEDQSGNTLIRDGANI; encoded by the coding sequence ATGAGTTTTTTAACTTTAAATGACGTTACTTATAGTTATCCTAATGGTTTTACAGCTGTTGAAAATGTCAGCATGTCTTTTGAAAAAGGTGAATTGGTAGCCATAATTGGACAAAATGGAGCCGGTAAAACAACTACGGTGAAAATGATGAATGGATTATTAAAGCCGACACAAGGTGATGTCATTATTGATGGATTAAATACAAAAGATTATACAACAGCGCAGATATCTAGAAAGGTAGGATATGTATTTCAAAATCCTGATGATCAAATTTTTCATGATAATGTAAAAAGCGAAATAAGTTTTGGTCCTAAAAACCTTGGATTTTCGGAGAAGGAAATTGATGAAAATGTAATGAAAGCCGCAGAATTGACAGGAATTGTGCCCTTTTTAGATATACATCCGTATCATTTGCCTTATTCCCTGAAAAAATTTGTCACAATTGCCTCGGTGATTGCAATGGGTACAGAGACTATTATCTTAGATGAGCCAACAGCTGGTCAAGATTCTATAGCAATTAAAAAGTTGGGTTTCATAATGGATTCATTAGTTCGAGAAGGGAAAACCATTATTACAATAACACATGATATGGAGTTTGTCGTTCAGAATTTTGAACGTGTCATAGTGATGGCAAATAAGAGAGTAATCTCGGATAGTAATAAGCAAGAAGTATTTTGGGATTTAGACATTTTAAAAGAAGCGATGCTAAAACAGCCCCATATCAGTAGATTAAGTAATAAACTAAATTTCAAAGACAGAATATTAGATATTGATCAAATGATTGATGTCTTGAAAAAAAATCAAGTTACAGAGGACCAATCTGGAAATACTCTAATAAGGGATGGCGCTAACATTTGA
- a CDS encoding energy-coupling factor ABC transporter ATP-binding protein, whose amino-acid sequence MSGIKIRNLSYQYPTGSDEVLHHINLDIESGKLYALVGVNGGGKTTLCNVIRGFIPHFYKGDLSGEVLIDGKDVRTWDPSELAEKVGFVFQNPFTQISGVKETVFNEIAFGLENLGVEVSIIKKKVQDIIMLFGIEYMQHKNPNELSGGQKQRVALASILVMEPDILVIDEPTSQLDPQGTEEIFKAIDIMKKKGKTIILVEHKMELIAEYADFVIVLQDGQIMKQGRTEEVLSDENTEQYGMELTRYTQLNIEMRKHNMNTDRIPITEKDSIETIKKLILQGVKQ is encoded by the coding sequence ATGAGTGGAATAAAGATAAGAAATCTATCATACCAATACCCTACTGGTAGCGATGAGGTTTTGCATCATATCAATCTTGATATTGAGAGCGGAAAGCTGTATGCCTTAGTTGGTGTCAATGGTGGGGGAAAGACCACACTTTGTAACGTAATTCGAGGATTTATTCCACATTTTTATAAGGGAGATTTAAGTGGTGAAGTGTTGATAGACGGTAAAGATGTTCGTACTTGGGATCCAAGTGAACTTGCGGAAAAGGTCGGCTTTGTCTTCCAAAATCCTTTTACTCAAATAAGTGGAGTAAAAGAAACTGTTTTTAATGAGATTGCTTTTGGCCTTGAGAATTTAGGTGTTGAAGTTAGTATTATTAAAAAGAAAGTTCAAGACATAATTATGTTGTTTGGCATTGAGTATATGCAACACAAAAATCCGAATGAACTCTCAGGCGGACAAAAACAAAGAGTAGCTCTAGCATCTATCTTGGTTATGGAGCCAGATATTCTAGTTATTGATGAACCGACATCACAATTGGACCCACAGGGTACAGAGGAAATATTTAAAGCAATAGATATTATGAAGAAAAAGGGGAAAACAATTATCTTAGTAGAGCATAAAATGGAGTTAATTGCTGAGTATGCAGACTTTGTTATTGTTCTTCAGGATGGGCAGATTATGAAACAAGGAAGAACGGAAGAGGTGCTATCTGACGAAAATACAGAGCAATATGGTATGGAGTTAACTCGGTATACACAATTAAACATAGAAATGCGTAAACACAATATGAATACGGATAGAATTCCAATTACTGAAAAGGACTCTATTGAAACGATAAAAAAATTGATATTACAAGGGGTGAAACAATGA
- a CDS encoding energy-coupling factor transporter transmembrane component T, with translation MEKLRSFILNLYPTTKLFCTLFVCIIPFLLPGYLYSYLILLVCLFIAMLAGKAKFFANFVFKGLFPIVIMIFLLQSFFYPGDTILWSWGTFSIKQEGIDFSLQLTSKIVAIGSALILFFQITKINDLARSLEILGVSPKATFVLVSSFNIIPEMRQDMIRIMDAQRSRGVETEGKLRVRMKAFIPALTPLILSSFSSTVEKAITLESRAFTAQTKKTNLQQLEKTKGDKLVRTILLILLVFIIIWRFSL, from the coding sequence ATGGAAAAACTCAGATCCTTTATTCTAAATCTATATCCAACTACGAAACTTTTTTGCACACTATTTGTATGCATAATTCCGTTTCTTTTACCAGGATATTTATATTCATATTTGATCCTCTTGGTTTGCTTATTCATTGCTATGTTAGCTGGTAAAGCAAAGTTTTTTGCAAACTTTGTTTTCAAGGGATTGTTTCCAATAGTTATAATGATTTTTCTTTTACAATCATTCTTCTATCCGGGAGATACAATATTATGGTCATGGGGTACATTCTCAATTAAACAAGAAGGAATTGATTTCAGTTTACAATTAACGTCCAAAATTGTGGCGATAGGATCAGCACTAATTTTATTTTTCCAGATTACAAAAATAAATGATCTAGCTCGTTCTTTAGAAATATTAGGAGTTTCGCCAAAAGCAACCTTTGTGCTTGTCTCTTCATTTAATATTATTCCGGAGATGAGACAGGATATGATAAGAATTATGGATGCCCAAAGATCTCGCGGTGTGGAAACAGAAGGTAAGCTTAGGGTACGAATGAAAGCCTTTATACCCGCATTAACTCCTTTGATTTTATCGTCATTTTCAAGCACAGTGGAAAAAGCTATAACTTTAGAGTCAAGGGCTTTTACTGCTCAGACCAAAAAGACAAATTTACAACAATTGGAAAAGACTAAGGGTGATAAATTAGTTAGGACTATACTATTGATTTTACTAGTTTTTATCATAATCTGGAGGTTTTCCTTATGA
- a CDS encoding ECF transporter S component: protein MKGIKKDFTLMAILLIPIGVAVNVVAGELVHLLKVPIFLNQIGTMIVAMLAGPWVGAATGAVSKLFFGVFDPAQLAFLPVSMATGIVVGLLAKKGMTTKIWKVTVTGFIVAIVAILIATPITIMVFGGASGTGSDAFTAVLLASGREIWTAVFTQKIFVESFDKIFSIFVAYFVVRKMSDQYLSKQNYGYLYINNKSNKNNKNNKKVG, encoded by the coding sequence ATGAAAGGAATAAAAAAGGATTTTACACTTATGGCAATTTTGCTTATTCCCATTGGCGTTGCAGTAAATGTGGTTGCTGGAGAATTGGTCCATTTGTTGAAGGTACCTATCTTCTTAAATCAAATAGGCACGATGATTGTCGCTATGTTAGCTGGCCCATGGGTTGGAGCGGCAACAGGAGCGGTATCAAAACTGTTTTTCGGGGTATTTGACCCTGCCCAGTTAGCGTTTTTGCCGGTTTCAATGGCTACAGGGATTGTAGTAGGTCTCCTAGCTAAGAAGGGTATGACAACAAAAATTTGGAAGGTTACGGTTACCGGTTTTATTGTGGCTATTGTTGCGATACTAATTGCGACGCCGATAACTATTATGGTATTTGGAGGAGCATCCGGAACTGGATCAGATGCCTTCACTGCCGTTCTTTTAGCTTCGGGGCGTGAAATATGGACTGCCGTCTTTACTCAAAAAATATTCGTCGAAAGTTTTGACAAAATATTTTCCATATTTGTTGCTTACTTTGTAGTTCGAAAGATGTCAGATCAATACCTTTCTAAACAAAACTATGGATATTTATATATTAATAACAAGAGTAACAAGAATAACAAGAATAACAAGAAGGTAGGTTGA
- a CDS encoding amidohydrolase family protein, with the protein MSILIKNATIITMDDKVGTIQGSVLVDNGIIKEVIPHYPGSEPPIRAKETIDGSEMIVIPGMTNAHYHSYSNMLKGTTSHLPLEIWSLYTTAYGHSLDDDDIYNAVLLGVIEMIKSGVTSCIDHFPHVKRSEAALKAYEDSSIRVGFAPMMHDIPDHHFLPVELPISLKRKLDDISPVIVNEMKALYESLLNNWHQKNNKIKILLGPNAPQRCSKEMLALCKHLSEQEGAFIHTHLLETRIQKDIADVKFPGGIIGRLQEQQLLSRKLSAAHSIWLEVDEVDILAKHGVSLIHNPVSNMMLGSGRADISSYLQAGINLALGTDSSNCGITHNLFEAMRFAVMHSRHEQSNFKEWLKPIDVFKMATIGGAYLLGEEKQRGKIKQGYEADIVLLTRKSPTFAVDADIISQIVYYESGTSIESVMIRGEWVLKNRKIISFDEKAILQSVKDKYESLIEKSQSSLQLAEECEPHFSKMYYKFHHNLEEGNV; encoded by the coding sequence ATGTCAATACTAATTAAAAATGCGACTATTATCACGATGGATGATAAAGTAGGTACTATTCAAGGCAGTGTTTTGGTGGATAATGGAATCATAAAAGAAGTTATCCCACATTACCCCGGGAGTGAACCACCAATTCGTGCCAAGGAAACAATTGATGGATCCGAAATGATAGTAATTCCTGGTATGACAAACGCCCATTATCATTCCTATTCAAATATGTTAAAAGGGACTACCAGCCATTTACCGTTAGAAATATGGTCGCTGTATACAACGGCATATGGACATTCTCTTGATGATGATGATATATATAATGCAGTGCTATTAGGTGTAATAGAGATGATTAAAAGTGGTGTTACCAGTTGTATTGACCATTTTCCTCATGTTAAAAGATCAGAAGCTGCTTTGAAAGCGTATGAAGATTCATCTATTAGAGTCGGATTTGCACCAATGATGCACGATATACCAGATCATCATTTTCTCCCTGTTGAATTACCCATAAGTTTAAAGAGAAAACTTGATGATATTTCTCCAGTTATAGTCAATGAAATGAAAGCGCTTTATGAATCTCTTCTTAACAATTGGCATCAAAAAAATAATAAAATTAAAATTTTATTGGGACCAAATGCGCCACAGCGATGTTCGAAGGAAATGCTTGCATTATGCAAGCATTTGAGTGAACAAGAAGGGGCATTTATTCATACACATCTCTTGGAAACGAGAATTCAAAAGGATATAGCGGATGTTAAGTTTCCTGGTGGAATAATAGGCAGACTACAGGAACAGCAATTGCTTTCAAGAAAGTTATCCGCGGCCCATTCTATCTGGCTTGAAGTTGATGAGGTGGACATTTTAGCAAAGCATGGTGTTTCCCTTATTCATAATCCAGTTAGTAATATGATGCTCGGAAGTGGGAGAGCAGATATTTCATCATATTTACAAGCCGGGATTAACTTGGCTTTGGGAACGGACTCCTCCAATTGCGGAATTACTCATAACCTGTTTGAAGCAATGAGATTCGCAGTTATGCATAGTCGACACGAACAATCCAATTTCAAAGAATGGCTGAAGCCTATAGATGTTTTTAAAATGGCTACAATTGGCGGCGCATATTTACTAGGCGAAGAGAAGCAACGTGGGAAAATTAAACAAGGTTATGAAGCGGATATAGTTTTATTAACCAGGAAATCACCTACCTTTGCTGTAGATGCAGATATCATATCTCAGATTGTTTATTATGAGAGCGGAACTTCGATAGAATCAGTAATGATTAGGGGTGAATGGGTTCTTAAGAATCGCAAAATAATATCATTTGATGAAAAGGCGATTTTACAATCAGTTAAAGATAAATATGAATCCCTTATTGAAAAAAGTCAATCAAGCCTTCAGTTGGCCGAGGAATGCGAACCACATTTTTCTAAAATGTATTATAAATTCCATCATAATTTAGAGGAGGGAAATGTATGA